The Fibrobacter sp. UWB15 sequence AACAAAAAGAGGACTCACTCTCCAGTCACCTGGACAGTCTTTCGTGCAAGACAAAAACCGAAGATAATTGCGAATACGGGAGCCTGAAAGACGATCGTGATGGACAAACATATAAGACCGTGAAAATCGGTGACCTTTGGTGGATGGCGGAAAATTTGAATTACTCGGATAGCGTAAATACACCGAGCCTTTTGGGACGTAGCTGGTGCTATGATAATAAACCTGAGAATTGCGCAGCAGCGGGTCGCCTGTATGTTTGGTCTGCTGCGATTGATTCGGTGAAACTTGCCGCCGATGCCGAGAACCCGCAGGAATGTGGTTATGGCAAGGTGTGCTCGCTTCCGGAAAAGCTGCAGGGAATCTGCCCGAGCGGCTGGCATTTGCCGATCAACGACGAATGGCGCGCACTCGTTGCCGAAGCGGGCGGAGACTCGTTGGCGGGCATGATGCTGAAGGCTAAAACCGGATGGAACCTTGGAGGCGAGGGAATCGACGGCATTGGATTCTCGGCTGTGCCCACAGGACGCTATAAGCAGGGCGTATTCGAATACGATAATTACGCTTATTTCTGGAGTGCAAACTCTTTGGGAGAAGAGAACGGGCTCCAGCAAGATCCCTATATGGTATCCCTTATGCTCCTTTATTCTGACGGAGACGAGTCGTTCTTGACAAGCATTGACAGAAACTATGGACACGCAATTCGCTGCGTGAAGAATTAGAGATGCGACGCAAAGACCGTGAAGTTTTAGGCGACGAAAACATCGCGAAGATTATCGAGCAGTGCACGACATGCCACATTGCGATGGTGGACGATGCGGATGCGGGCATGCCCTACGTGATTCCGATGTCATTCGGGTATAGTTTGATGGATGGTGTACTGGAATTGTATTTCCACTGTGCGCATGTCGGCAAGAAGCTCGACTGCATCCTCAAGAATCCGAACGTGGCGTTTAGCATGTGCGTCGAGAACCGCATCGAGATTCACGAAGATGTTTATTGCAAGAGCGGGCGCTTTTACGCAAGCGTCGTCGGGCAGGGCAAGGCCGAAATTGTCGAGGATGTTGCCGAAAAATGCCGCGGGCTCTCGCTCCTGATGGAACGGCAAGCAGCAGGTGCTCTGCACGCCTCAGGCTCGGCGCCGTTTATGCACTCCCCGCACGAGTTCGAATTCACGCCCGCGCAGGCCGCCGCCGTGACCGTATTCAAGATAACAAGCACGAATTTTACCGGGAAAGCGAAGTCGGAATAGAAGGGAATCTCTATATGGCAACAGAACTTGAATTCGGGTTACAGACTCGCGAAGAACTCGACGAAGCGGGCCTAATTATGGCCCGGGCGTACGAAGATTATGACTACGTCACGCTCTATTTCCCTGATAGGGAAAAAAGCCGAAATGGACTGCAGATTTTTATGCAATGCGTCCTAAAAACGTGCTATGGAAAGGCTGATTTGTTGGCGGCGCATCGGGACGGCAAGCTGGTTGCACGCGCAACACTGGAAGCCCCTGGCTTCAAGAAACCTTCCGCATTCCAATACATTATACACGGTTTCTGGCGTGTGTACCTTAATACGAAATGGAGCGATATCAACGGATTCATAGCTATGGACGAAAACGCCAGCAAGCCCTGCCACGATTTTCAGAAATCAGGACCGGACATCTGGTATCTCAGCATGCTCGAGGTGGACTCGTCTGCGCAGGGGCAGGGTGTCGGCTCGCAGTTTTTAATTTATATGGAAGAGTACGTGCGGGAGCGTGGCGGCAAGCAGTTGGCTCTTTTTACGAATTCCCGGGAAAACCTCGCTTTTTACAGCAAACGCGGCTACGAGGTCTTTCACGAATGCGAAATTGAGCACAACGGCCGGAAAATCGGCAGCTGGAGCATGAAAAAAATTCTAAATTAACGGCCACTATGAGTGAAGCTATTAACAATGTGAAGCAGGCGTTTGACGCAGAACTTGCGCAGACCGACCTTACGAACCAAGAAGCCGTCAACAACCTCCGCGTGAAGTACCTGGGCAAGAAGGGGGCCGTCACCGACCTCATGAAGCAGATGGGTAGCTTGAGCGCCGAGGAACGTCCGGCTTACGGCAAGCTCGTGAACGAACTTAAGGTCGCCGTCTCCGAGGCAATCGACAAGGCTATCGAGACCGCGAACCAGGCTGCCCTCCAGAAGAAGCTGGAAAGCGGCTTTGTAGATACCACGCTCCCGGGTGCAGGCATCCCGGCGGGCTCGACGCATCCGCTCTACGACGTGCGCGAAGAGATTATCGACTTCTTTAGCCAGATGGGTTTCGAGGTGGACTTCGGTCGCGACATCGAGACGGACTGGTACAACTTCGAGGCGCTCAATACGCCGCCCGACCATCCGAGCCGCGACATGCAGGATACGTTCTACGTGGACGACAAGGTGATGCTGCGTACGCATACTTCCGGCACGCAGATCCACTACATGGAAACGCACAAGCCGCCCTTCCGCATGATTGCTCCAGGCCACGTGTTCCGCGTCGACAACGATGCGACCCACGCCCCGATGTTCCAGCAGTGCGAAGGCCTGGTGGTGGATGAAAACATCAGCTTTGCAGACCTCAAGGGCGTGCTCCAGGTGTTCATGAACAAACTGTTCGGCGAAGGTGTCAAGACGCGTTTCCGCCCGAGCTTCTTCCCGTTCACGGAGCCCAGCGCCGAAATGGACGTGAGTTGCGTGTTCTGCGGTGGCAAGGGCTGCCGTCGCTGCAAGGGAACCGGCTGGATGGAAATCGGCGGTTGCGGTTCCGTGGACCCGAACGTGTTCAAGAACTGCGGCATCGATTCCGAGAAGTACACGGGCTTTGCATTCGGCTTCGGTCTCGACCGTATCGCCATGCTGCGCCACGCGATTCCGGAAATCGGTTTGCTGACCAGCAACGACCAGAGATTCCTGAGCCAGTTCTAGTTTAGACGATAAATATGAAAAAACGGACCGTGCGGCCCGTTTTTTTTGTATTAAATCGTTTTGTTTTTGGCGAATAGCCGAGTCGCTTACTTGATGCGTAGTCTCGCGTATTCGTACAGGCCGAGCGAAAGTGCCACCGAGGCGTTGTAGGAATGCGCTTCGGGCATCATCGGAATGCGGAGTACGGCGTCGCACTGCTTGCGGATGAAGGGCGGGAGGCCCACGTCTTCGCCACCGACGGCGATGACCGCCTGGTCGCTGAATTCAAAGCCGGCGAGGTTCGTCTCGGTGTCGGCATCGAGGCCCAGAATCTGGTAGCCTGCGAGTTTGAGTTCGCCGACGGCGGCTTCCAGGTTGTTCGGGCGGCAAATCTTCATCTTGTCGAGCGCGCCTGCGGCAGAGCGGGCGACAGCCGGCGTAATGCCGCACATGCCCTTGGCCGGGAGCATCAAAAGGTCTACGCCCAGGGCGAGCGCACTACGGATGCAGGCGCCCAGGTTGCGCGGGTCTTCGATGTTGGTGCCCACGGCAATCAGCTTGCGTTCGCCCTTTTGCTTGGCGGCAAAGTATTCTTCGCGGATATCTTCCCAAACCAGGAGTTCCTTTTCGTTCAACAGGGCGACCACGCCGTGGTGCTGCGTCGTATAAGTATTTAGAACCTTGGAATCCACCTGCTGCACGTGCACATGGGCACGCTTCGCGAGTTTTTGCAGCTCGTAGAGTTTGGGGTTGCCCGACTGGTGCATAAAGAGCACGCGGTGCACCTGCATGGGGCTGCGTTCCAGCAAGTCGGTCACTTCGCGGATGCCGCCGATAGCGGTTTGCGGAGCGCCATCGGGATCGCCAAAACTCACGCGGCGGTCGCCATCGGTTTTACGGCGTGTGAAACCTTCGCGCTTTTCGAAGCTGTCGCGCGGTTTAAAGTTATCGCGCGACTTGAAACCGTCGCGGCGTTCAAAACCGTCACGAGATTCGCGGTCCTTGAAGTTGTTGCGGATAATGCCGAATTCAGTTTCTTTGTTCTTGTCGAAAGCCATGTTTCTTCCTTTTAAAAATTTTCCTTGGATTGCTTCGCACGGCGTGCTTGCAACGACGTTCTGTCTTAGGGCTTTTCCCTACAAATGATAATCTGGTCCATCTTGATGTCGGTCAGCTTTTGCATGAGCGGCTCCACGCTAATCTGCTTGGGAGTCGCGATGCCTGCCTTGTGGGCGTTCGGGTGCTTTGCCAAAAAGCGGTCGTAGTAACCCTTGCCGTGTCCGCAGCGTTCGCCGGTCAGGTTGAACTTGGTGCCGGGAACCAGGAACACGGTGAAGTCGCCTTCGTAGGCCGGAATGTCGCCGCGGGGTTCCATAATGCCGAACTTGCCCTTGACCAAATCTTTCTTGAGGCTTTGCACGTGGCAGAATTCCATGGTCGTGGGGCCCGTGCAGCGGGGGAGCAGCAGACGGTCTTCGTCGGCGAGCTGCTTGATAATCGGCATAATGTTCGGTTCGCCCGTGAGCGGGTAGAACGCCGCCACCTTGCGTGATTCCCTGTAACCCTTGATGGCGTGGACTTCTTCCCACGGGTTTCCGATAAGTTCTTCGCCGTCGCGCTTTTTGCGCAACATCTCGAAAAGCGGCCGGGAGCCGAAAATCAAAAGGAGTAAGGCAGAAACGAGAAGTATAGATTCCATAGTATGCCTGCGGGGATTTGTCCAGTAGCGGGCGGTTAAGGTGAGTTATAAAAAATTTAGTCGGGGTCGCCTACGCGCTTTGCATTGGGCAGGTTCTGTTGCAAAATTTCAGTCCACAGGGCGCGTTGCCAGTTCATGAGGTGCGCCTCTTCGTAGCGGGCCTCCCAGGGCATGTCACCCGGAGCGGCTAGCCAAATGAGCTGCGCCTTGTTGGCCAAGAGCGATGGGTCGAGTTCCAGTTCCTCTGCCTTAAGGTCGCGCCAGGTCTTGAGCACCGAAAGCAGGTCGGAGTTCGGCACCACCGGCGGGGGCGGGGCCTTGGGGAGTCTTTCGGGCCAGTCCGATTGCGGCACGGCTACGGCCGTCTGCAGCATGTTCACGAACGAATCCAGGCGCTCGTCGCGGAAATTGCGGGGGAGCTTCGGCAACTTTTCCAAGTCCACGGTCGGGAAGTTCGCTTCGCTGCGGCGGGCGATGGCGAGCATCAGTTCCACCGGCATCACCTTGTAGGGCGGGCGATCCAGTTCCTGGGCCTGGTTTTCGCGCCATTCCCAGAGGAACTTGAGCACGTTCAGGGCGCACGGCGAAAGCGGAGCGGAGCCAGTGACGCGCCAGGGATCCTTTCTCTGCGGGGCGGGATGCTTGGCATGTTCGATCAAGGCGTCGCACTGTTCGGTAAGCCAGCTCATGCGGCCAGCTTCCTGCAACTTTTCTACGAGAATCGCGCAGAGTTCGTGCAGGTAGAACGTGTCGTGGATGGCGTATTCGCACATTTCGAGCGGCAGCGGTCGCGTGGTCCAGTCGGCACGCTGGTTTTCTTTCTTGAGTTCGTCGCCGAAGTATTCGCGGACCAAGTCCGCAAGGCCCAGGTGATCTTCGCCCAGGATCTTTGCCGCGAGCATGGTGTCGAAAATTTGCTTGGGCGAGAATCCGTAAGTCTGCCACAGCAGTCGCAAGTCGTAGTCGGCGCCGTGGAAAATGAGCGTCTGCATGGCGCGGGCCTTGAACAAAGGGGCAAGGTCAAGCCCACACAGCGGGTCCACAATGTAATGGTGCTCGCCGATAGTAATCTGGATCAGGCAAAGACGGGTGGTATAATGGTACATGGAATCCGCCTCGGTATCGACGGCGGCCATTTCGTACAGCTCCAAATCCGCGAGCAAATTCGCGAGCGATTCTTCGCTATCTACCAGTATGTATTTCTCGTCTTGCATCGGTAGGGTGAAATGTAATAAAATTTTTGGGTAAAGGGGGGCTTGCTTAATCTTGCGGAAAAAATTTACCGGTGCGCAGCCGCAATAGCGCGGATGATTCTTGTTGGGACTTCGTTTTGCTTTGCAAGTTTGGGCCACTCGGTGACGGCGCTTTTGACTTCATCGAGAATTTTTTTATAGCGCCCCTGTCGCAGTCCTGCAAATTTTGCGACCGCTTTGAAATCGTCTAGCGAGAAATTGTCTCGCTTGCCATTGAATGTCATCTGGTGAGTGCCGGTCCATAGACCTTGCGGATTGTAGGCGTAGGTCATGTCGAATGCGGGAGCGAGTTTCCACGCTCCACTTTTGTCCATCAAGAACCCGATGTTTTTGGCGTGGTCATCTTGGTTGCGGGCGCAGATGTTGAATGCCGCACGGCGGAACATTTCTTCGAGTGCGTCGTAGCCGAGGCCTAGCAGCTTGATGATGTTCAGGGCTTGTTCGTAGCTGTAGGCGCCGGGCATGTTGAAGTCGTAATGGGCAAGGCCGCATAGCGACTGGTAATGCATCTTTTTCCCGCCCGGCAGTCGGTCGAACCGTCGGGTCATAAAGTGCCTGTGTCCGGCGCATTCGTACAGCTTGCATTCGGTCATGTCTATACCGGCAAGCTTGGCCATTTGCGAGTAAGTGTATTCAATCGCGCCGTACCCAAACAGGTCTGCATTTTCCTTGTCGCCGTTTTGTTCCACATCGTCGAGTTTTAAAAGCCAGTAGCCGAAGTTCGCGTCTGTGGCCACCTGGCCTGAACGCATTTCGCCAGTTGCTTCGTCATAGGCGATGAGGATTTTCGCGCGGGCGCCTCCAGCGGAGGTTCCTACCCGGAGAATGTTCTCGAAGGATTTTGTGTTTTTTTTGCTGAGCTTTTTTGTGGAGAACCGCTTTCGTTGATTCAATACTTCGGCGGCGAAAATTCGCAGGTTTTCTATATCCAGGGAGTCGTCTGTGTGAGAATCGGGGCCTTGCAAGGGGAGAAATTCCAGCGCCCCCATGCCGCGGTTCCCTGTGTAGCACAGGCGCTCAAGGGCGGTAAAACTTTCGGGGAGCCGGCCTTGCCGAATAAGCCATGCGTCAATGACTCTGTTGCCGAATTTGTCGGGGATGCTGTCTACGAAAAGTCCCGGAAGTCCATGGAATGTCTTTGACAGCAGTGGAAACGAATAAATTTGCTTGGATACGGGCATTACTATAGGAGAAGGTTCTATTCCTGCTCCGATAAGATTAGGGGCGTATTCGAAACGCGCTGTTTGCTCGCCTTCGAGCATAGAAAGCGCACCGATGGTCGTTCCCCAGAGTTTTACTTCGACTGCAATCATAATGCGTTACTTGTCTTCGTCCCATACCCAGGGCTTGTTCTTGGCAGGGCTTTCGGCGGCTGAATATTGAGCGGAGTTGTCAGCGACGGAATTTTCGCTGGTGCTTTTCTTGTGAGGAGAGCTTGCGCGTTGACGGTTCTTGATTTGCCCCATTTGCAAAAGTTGCATGGGCGAGGGAGAATCGTCCGGGAATATACTCAAGAAAGTCTCGAGCATATTGCAGGCCCGTAGTACCTTAACTAGATTTAACACCTGGACTGAATCGCCGCGTTCAATGCGTTCTACGGTTCCCTTGCTGACTCCGGATATTTGGGCGAGCTGGGCTTGTGTCCAGTTGTTCCTTATGCGGAATGCCGCCATACGTTTCCCTAGTAGGGCTAGTGCGGACTCGTCGGTTTGTGCTTTGTATATCGCCATATTTTCTCCCGTTGTTTAAATTGAATATAATAAAAATTGAATCTAAAAACAATGGTATTTCGTTAGATTTGGTGAATTGTTACAGAAATTGTGCATTTATTCTTTAGATTTAGTGAATTATTTTTTTCTAAAAAGAGCGGGAAAAGCGTGCTAAACGAGTGTCGCGACAAAATGCTTGCATTTTGTCATGACCGAGTGACGCCGCGGTAAGCAGCGAAGCGTAGGCGTCAAAAGGGATTGATTCGTCGCTAGTCTCCGGTCTGCGACCGGCTAGCTCCTCACCCTGACGGGCTTATCGCTTCGCTCAAAGTCCTAAACAACTCGCATGCACTTCGTGCGCCTCGTTGTTTAGTGTTAGCCCGCAATATTCCTTGCTTGCGCAAGGTTGCGGTCTAACCCTACGGGCTCGATGCAAGCTGCGCTTGCCTCAAGCTCATAATTAGCCTCTTCGCACTTCGTGCATGAGACAAATTATGTGATTTGGTGTATAGGGAAAAGGGATTGACAGCTGCGTCAGTCTCCGCTGCGCGGCTGACTTGCTGCCCTGACGGGCTTATCGCTTCGCTCAAAGTCCTAAATTCTTTTCACGGGCTTCGCCCACAAAAGAATTTGGTCGCACCCTCTTCGAGGGTGCCGGGTCCCTTCCCGTGTTATAAAACGAAAAAAGACACCATATAGGTGTCTTTTTCGTTTTAGAGCGGGAAAAGGGACTCGGACCCTCGACCCCGACCTTGGCAAGGTCGTGCTCTACCAACTGAGCTATTCCCGCGAGGTTGCCCAATTATAGTTAAATAAAATGGGCGTGTCAAGGGATTGTGTGGCTAAAAAATGAATTTTTTTGAGCCTATCCCGGTTCCTGGGGTTAGCCTTTTCGGTAACCGTTCGGGTTGTTCTTTTGCCAGTTCCAGGCGTCGCGGCACATTTCTTCGATGCCGAACTGCGCCTTCCAGCCGAGTTCCTTGTAGGCTTTTTCGGGGTTGCAGTAGCAGGTGGCAATGTCGCCTGCGCGGCGGGGCTTAATGCTGTAGGGCACCTTGATGCCGTTCACCTTTTCAAAGGCGTGCACCACGTCGAGCACGGAGTAGCCGTGGCCTGTTCCCAGGTTGTAAATGGCGAGTCCGCACTTGTTTTCGATGGCCTTGAGGGCGCTCACGTGGCCTGCGGCGAGGTCGCATACGTGAATGTAGTCGCGCACGCCAGTGCCATCGGGGGTGTCGTAGTCGTTGCCGAACACACCGAGTTCCTTGCGGATACCGACTGCGGTCTGCGTAATGTAAGGCATTAAGTTGTTCGGAATTCCGCTCGGGTCTTCGCCGATGCGGCCACTCGGGTGTGCGCCGATCGGGTTGAAGTAGCGGAGCAGTACCACGTTCCATTCGGGGTCGGCCTTCTGCACGTCGATCAGCACCTGTTCCAGCATCGACTTTGTCTGTCCGTAGGGGTTGGTGATGGCGCCCTTCGGGCAGTTTTCGGTAATGGGAATTTCGGCGGGGTTACCGTACACGGTGGCCGACGACGAGAAGATGATGTTCTTGCAGCCGTTGTTGCGCATGGCGTTCAACAGCACGAAGGTCGCATTCATATTGTTTTCGTAGTATTCCAGCGGCTTGGCGACCGATTCGCCCACGGCCTTTAGCCCTGCAAAGTGGATGCAGGCGTCAAAGTGGTTTTCTTTGAAAATCTTGTCCATGGCGGCTGCATCGCGGGCGTCCGCCTTGATAAAGGGAATTTCTTGCCCGACGATTTCGCCGACTCTGCGGAGCGATTCGTCGCAGGAATTAACCAGGTTGTCGACGGCGACAACGGAATGGCCTGCCTTGTACAATTCAATAATGGTGTGGCTGCCGATATAACCTGCGCCACCAATCACTGCAATCTTCATTAAAAACCTCAATTTTTAGGCTAAAAATACAAAAAAAGGGGTGTTTGGGTGAATTTTTCAAGAAAAAGGAGGCGAAATTTCGGTGAACGATATTGCCGAAAAACTGAATATGGAACAGTCCGTGGTAAGCCACCAGCTGCGAATCTTGCGTACGGCGAACTTGGTCAAGCCGCGTCGCGATGGTCGCAAGATGTTCTATTCGCTTGACGATGAACATATCGGATTGATTTTCAATACGGGTCTCACACATATTCTGCACAAGAACGGTAAGTAAATGCCTGCTGTTTTAGAAATTCTGGAAAAGTTTGTTTGGCAATTCATTACGCTGTTTTCCATTTTGGCGACGTATTCGCTGCTGGGCGGCACGTTTGCGATTTTGCGTCCGGTGGCTGCATTTGTAACGGCAATGCTTGGCGGAGTATTCACGAATCTGGTCACGAAAAACGAACCGGAAACGGGCGTCGCAGTCATCGGCGAATCTCATGAACATCACCACGAACATCACAATCACGAACACTGCGATTGTGAAGGCGACCATTGTTCCTGCGGCCATGATGATCACGATGAGCATGAGAAAAAGTCTTTTGCGCAAAAGTTGAAAGAAACTTTTGAATACGGCTTTGTAAACATGATTGGCGATGTGAGCAAGTGGCTGACGATTGGCCTTTTGCTGGGCGCCTTGATTGCGGCTTTTGTTCCGGATGATTTCTTCTTGTTTTTGCACGAATATCCGCTGCTTTGCATGTTGGTGGTGAAGGCGAATGCCATTGCCATGATCACGAACATGGCGAACATCATTATGAGGGGCCTGTAGTCAAATTCTATCGCGTGAACGGAATGAGCTGCAGTCACTGCAAGGCTTGCGTCGGAAAAGTTTAACGGGCGAAAAGTTTAGCGGGCGCGGCTTGCGAAAATCTCGAAGTCTTCGGGAGTCGTAAGCTTGTCGTTCAGGTTGTTGCCCTTCACGATGTAGACGCTTTCGCCGAAATATTCGAGGATGCTTGCTTCGTCGGTGGGGGTAAAGTTTAAAGGCTCTGCGGCAATGCGCCCGTAGAGCTTTTTCAGTAAGGCAATCGAGGCCGCCTGCGGGGTCTGCGCCATCCATACGGTGTTGCGGTCGATGGTCTGCTGCACGCATCCGTCTTTTGCAATTTTGATGGTGTCGACGGCAGGTTTAGCCACAAGACAGCTGCCTTTTTCGATAAGCGTCTTGCAAACGTCAAGAATGATTTCTTTACTGATGAACGGACGCGCGACATCGTGTACCAGAACATATTCGGCGTTGCTCGTGAGCGCATTCACGCCGTTTTCGACGGACTGCCAGCGTTCTGCGCCGCCTACAACGATTTTCAGTTTAGGGTGCGAAAAATCTTTTTCGAAATGGTCCTTCCAGTCGGCGGGCACGGCCATCTCGACTTCGGCGATTTCATCCATCGAAAGGAAGGTCTCGAGGCTGTAACGGTAAACGGGCTTGCCGCCCAGAACCAAAAGCTGCTTGGGAATGTTTCCGCCCATGCGCTTGCCGAGTCCCCCCGCAGGGAGTACCGCCGCGAATTTTCCTTTCATGTCCATACTTTAGTTTCCTTTTTCTTCTTCGCTTGGATGAATGCCGCGAGAACCTTCGCCCTTAATGCATCGAATACTGGGGTAGACGCGAGTGTCGCCTGTGGTTGTGTAGAAACTCGGTTCTATATTTTTTTCGGGACTTCCGAATTTGAGGGCTGTTCGGGAAGAACCGCTGCCAGAGACCATAAAGAAAGCTCCGACTTCTGGGTTGCTGAAATGTTTAGCCTCATCCACAACACGCCAGTTGTAGCAGTACACTTGACCAGTGGGTGTAATATTGAATCCGAAAGTGTTATATCCGCCGTGTTCCCTTGCCCCCCAGGGCTGTGCAGTCGTGAGGGCTTTTGCAACGGAATGTCCACCAGTAATGTCTAGAACGTATTTAAGTAGCGTATCCCATTCTTCGCGGGTTGGAATGTGCCAACCGTCAGGGCAGACCCCTTGAACGGGCCAATCTATGGAATCGCTGTAGGAATAATTGTTTGCACCGGCCCATGCGTAGTAACGTCCGAGGTACTCGTTGGCTTCGCAATCGTGGCTATGACACCAACTGCTGTCAATGGCGAATTTTAGGTTTTCTGCCATCCATGTCTGTTCGCCAATTTTGACGGTTTTATAAATGTTTCCGTCGCGTTCATCGATGATTTCTCCGTAGGCCCCTGCGTATTCCTGGGCGATTTTTGTCGTGTCGTATTTAGGAATTTCGTAGGTTGATTTGGGTAAAGTAATGGAATCGGGGATGATTATAGAAAGGAGCGATCTGCAATGAATGTAGACGGCGTTATTTCTGTATAGGGTTTTCCCGTAAGACGAATAGCACGACGCCTTTGTTGAGTCGCTGCAAAACTCGGTAACGTAGACTGATTCGTCGCAGGTCTGGTTTGTTTCCATTGTGCTTTGAGCGGATAAAGTCCAATACATTTGAACCTCGCCAAATCCTAAGTATTCGCCATCGTAGTTGCGATATCCTGCGTAAAATCCTTTTGTTCCATTACTGTTCCATGTCCATCCGGAGGGGCATGGATCCTCAAGATCGGGGGAGCAGGATCTACGGAGATTTGTGTTCCTGAGTGTCTCGCCCCATTTGTAGAGACGACCGTATTTTTCGCAGTTTGGGGCATAATCGTTAAAGCACCAACTTTGATCCGGGATCTCGTAGTTGATTGGCTGGATCATGTGAATGGAACTGTCCGCTTGGATTTCTATGTCGTAGACATGCCCGTCTCGCTTGTCAGTAACCTGCATCTTTTGTAGGTCTATGATTGTCTCTCCCCATTCGTGGATGTATGAAAAGGAATAGGGAGTCGTGTTGGTGTCGGCGCTAGAACTGGATGAACCTGAATTTTGTGAAGAGGATGTTGCTCCACTAGAGGAACTCTTGCCTTGCGAGCTTGAAGAATAGCCTTTTGAATTCTCTGAGGAAGAAGAACCCTTTGAAGAATCGCTTGAATTCTTGGCGGAAGAAGACGATTCCGTTTCTGACGTTTCGTTTTCTGGAGATGAGGCTGTTCCCTCGCCGCTGCATGCGAATAATGTAATCGCAATGGTTGCAATGATTGGCTTGATCAGAAACTTTTTCATGTATCCTCCTTTCCCTAAAATTTAATCACCCACGTGGCCGTTGTGGAGGCGCTCAAGGTAATCCTTGGTTTCTTTCGAGACAATTCCGCTCAAGAGAATCAGTGCGACCAGGTTCGGGAACGCCATGAGGCCGTTGAAAATGTCGGCGCTAGTCCATACGGCACTTACCGTGAGATACGGGCCGATAAAGATTGCCGCGATGTAGACCCAGCGGTAAATCAGGGTGGCCTTTTCGTTTTTGCCGCCCATCAAGTACTGCAGGCACTTTTCGGAATAGTATGCCCAGCCAAGAATCGTGGTGAATGCGAAGAACACCAAGGCGATGGCGAGGAAGAACGGTGCGATGACAGAACCGGCTGGAACGATGGCAAGGCCGCGGGAGAACGCTTCCATAGTGATGTTCACGCCTTCGAGACCGAGCTTCGGATCCCATGCGCCCGAAACCACGATGGCAAGGCCAGTCATGGTACAAATGATAATGGTGTCGAAGAAGGTGCCGGTCATGCAGACGAGACCCTGGCGAACCGGTTCCTTGGTCTTGGCTGCGGCCGCTGCAATTGGGGCGGAACCAAGGCCTGCTTCGTTACTGAAGATGCCGCGGGCGATACCTTTTTGCATGGCAATAAAGATGGTGCCGACGGCACCGCCGGTAATGGCGCTCGGGTTGAATGCGGCTTGCACGATTGTCTGGATAGCCAGCGGAATCTGGGCGAAATTCAAAAGCAGCAAGAGCACGCAGGCGAGAATGTAGACAATCGCCATAATCGGGACAATGTAGGTTGAAACTTTTGCGATGCGCTTTAAGCCGCCGATGATAACGGTTGCTGCAAAAATCGTAACCAAAAGGCCTGCGATGGCGGTGGTCCAAGAA is a genomic window containing:
- a CDS encoding helix-turn-helix domain-containing protein — encoded protein: MAIYKAQTDESALALLGKRMAAFRIRNNWTQAQLAQISGVSKGTVERIERGDSVQVLNLVKVLRACNMLETFLSIFPDDSPSPMQLLQMGQIKNRQRASSPHKKSTSENSVADNSAQYSAAESPAKNKPWVWDEDK
- the galE gene encoding UDP-glucose 4-epimerase GalE: MKIAVIGGAGYIGSHTIIELYKAGHSVVAVDNLVNSCDESLRRVGEIVGQEIPFIKADARDAAAMDKIFKENHFDACIHFAGLKAVGESVAKPLEYYENNMNATFVLLNAMRNNGCKNIIFSSSATVYGNPAEIPITENCPKGAITNPYGQTKSMLEQVLIDVQKADPEWNVVLLRYFNPIGAHPSGRIGEDPSGIPNNLMPYITQTAVGIRKELGVFGNDYDTPDGTGVRDYIHVCDLAAGHVSALKAIENKCGLAIYNLGTGHGYSVLDVVHAFEKVNGIKVPYSIKPRRAGDIATCYCNPEKAYKELGWKAQFGIEEMCRDAWNWQKNNPNGYRKG
- a CDS encoding type II toxin-antitoxin system HipA family toxin, with protein sequence MIAVEVKLWGTTIGALSMLEGEQTARFEYAPNLIGAGIEPSPIVMPVSKQIYSFPLLSKTFHGLPGLFVDSIPDKFGNRVIDAWLIRQGRLPESFTALERLCYTGNRGMGALEFLPLQGPDSHTDDSLDIENLRIFAAEVLNQRKRFSTKKLSKKNTKSFENILRVGTSAGGARAKILIAYDEATGEMRSGQVATDANFGYWLLKLDDVEQNGDKENADLFGYGAIEYTYSQMAKLAGIDMTECKLYECAGHRHFMTRRFDRLPGGKKMHYQSLCGLAHYDFNMPGAYSYEQALNIIKLLGLGYDALEEMFRRAAFNICARNQDDHAKNIGFLMDKSGAWKLAPAFDMTYAYNPQGLWTGTHQMTFNGKRDNFSLDDFKAVAKFAGLRQGRYKKILDEVKSAVTEWPKLAKQNEVPTRIIRAIAAAHR
- a CDS encoding permease, whose product is MPAVLEILEKFVWQFITLFSILATYSLLGGTFAILRPVAAFVTAMLGGVFTNLVTKNEPETGVAVIGESHEHHHEHHNHEHCDCEGDHCSCGHDDHDEHEKKSFAQKLKETFEYGFVNMIGDVSKWLTIGLLLGALIAAFVPDDFFLFLHEYPLLCMLVVKANAIAMITNMANIIMRGL
- a CDS encoding FISUMP domain-containing protein — protein: MKKFLIKPIIATIAITLFACSGEGTASSPENETSETESSSSAKNSSDSSKGSSSSENSKGYSSSSQGKSSSSGATSSSQNSGSSSSSADTNTTPYSFSYIHEWGETIIDLQKMQVTDKRDGHVYDIEIQADSSIHMIQPINYEIPDQSWCFNDYAPNCEKYGRLYKWGETLRNTNLRRSCSPDLEDPCPSGWTWNSNGTKGFYAGYRNYDGEYLGFGEVQMYWTLSAQSTMETNQTCDESVYVTEFCSDSTKASCYSSYGKTLYRNNAVYIHCRSLLSIIIPDSITLPKSTYEIPKYDTTKIAQEYAGAYGEIIDERDGNIYKTVKIGEQTWMAENLKFAIDSSWCHSHDCEANEYLGRYYAWAGANNYSYSDSIDWPVQGVCPDGWHIPTREEWDTLLKYVLDITGGHSVAKALTTAQPWGAREHGGYNTFGFNITPTGQVYCYNWRVVDEAKHFSNPEVGAFFMVSGSGSSRTALKFGSPEKNIEPSFYTTTGDTRVYPSIRCIKGEGSRGIHPSEEEKGN
- a CDS encoding metalloregulator ArsR/SmtB family transcription factor, which encodes MNDIAEKLNMEQSVVSHQLRILRTANLVKPRRDGRKMFYSLDDEHIGLIFNTGLTHILHKNGK
- the ispD gene encoding 2-C-methyl-D-erythritol 4-phosphate cytidylyltransferase translates to MKGKFAAVLPAGGLGKRMGGNIPKQLLVLGGKPVYRYSLETFLSMDEIAEVEMAVPADWKDHFEKDFSHPKLKIVVGGAERWQSVENGVNALTSNAEYVLVHDVARPFISKEIILDVCKTLIEKGSCLVAKPAVDTIKIAKDGCVQQTIDRNTVWMAQTPQAASIALLKKLYGRIAAEPLNFTPTDEASILEYFGESVYIVKGNNLNDKLTTPEDFEIFASRAR